In one window of Methanosarcina vacuolata Z-761 DNA:
- a CDS encoding DUF1699 family protein: protein MGLGSVRIRVVTNRDEISSLEAEEKAVHLAFRPSDRDLFSLVKACPEIELLQLPASSYEGLSKFIKMYLSSSGIHLVKGDVSGHWHDLNNYFVIPAYVLEKINELKVQGRSEEEIICEITHIRKISPDMILHLLHSSFLTSGPERPRMNKV, encoded by the coding sequence TTGTAACAAACAGGGATGAGATTTCCAGCCTGGAAGCCGAGGAGAAGGCAGTACATCTTGCTTTTAGACCTTCGGACCGAGACCTTTTCAGTCTGGTTAAGGCATGTCCTGAGATTGAGTTACTTCAGCTTCCCGCGTCTTCCTACGAAGGACTCTCTAAATTTATCAAGATGTATCTTTCTTCTTCAGGTATTCATCTGGTAAAAGGGGATGTCAGCGGGCACTGGCATGATCTTAACAATTACTTTGTAATACCCGCTTATGTGCTTGAAAAAATAAATGAACTTAAAGTCCAGGGAAGATCTGAAGAAGAAATAATATGTGAGATTACACATATAAGAAAAATTAGCCCTGATATGATTCTTCACTTACTTCACAGCTCTTTTCTGACATCAGGCCCTGAGCGGCCGCGAATGAACAAAGTTTAA
- a CDS encoding coiled-coil domain-containing protein — translation MEDPVISKIKSQFDKKGNPAKIPLMSGKKFFEARSEMDGVYVDNLKKEPFLPWEIFTEAVNCIKENGGKVKKGNATNSRLGDQNLGLDTLEGYIASKVYGCRIGDLVLKRTVPVASILAWAEICENTRGQIVLLSEEKELHTSESENEMSPAFIVEEDKESSEINTVYTQPDSKPIETRDLEAELKEKSQKIKELDEQVIDREEEIGSLRTEIEAREKLLLEKDSELQALQEKFTEKSEDEKHLESRITEKEDEIEGLTKELREKVENVKILTEKLSAKEREIEKLEESISIKDKDLKTLAEEVITRVEEMKKIEEKLTLKERKISTMETMLTTAEEKVKKLEKQLSAFEGEEKLAIQLREKEEFIKQLKGTLASKEEAFSRVSEENRKYKMQQKLASEGLRQIEEQKASKKWWKRL, via the coding sequence ATGGAAGATCCTGTTATCTCAAAAATAAAGAGTCAATTCGATAAGAAAGGAAATCCGGCAAAGATTCCGCTGATGAGCGGGAAAAAATTCTTTGAAGCCCGATCCGAAATGGATGGAGTCTATGTTGACAACCTGAAAAAAGAACCATTTCTCCCCTGGGAAATCTTTACCGAAGCTGTCAATTGTATAAAGGAAAATGGCGGGAAAGTAAAGAAAGGAAACGCAACAAACTCAAGGTTGGGGGATCAAAATCTTGGTCTTGATACCCTGGAAGGTTACATTGCCAGTAAAGTTTACGGCTGCAGGATAGGCGATCTCGTACTTAAGAGAACTGTCCCTGTAGCTTCCATCCTTGCCTGGGCTGAAATTTGTGAAAACACCCGGGGACAGATCGTGCTCCTTTCCGAGGAAAAAGAGCTGCATACTTCTGAGAGTGAAAATGAAATGTCTCCAGCTTTTATTGTAGAAGAGGACAAAGAGAGCTCAGAAATAAATACTGTTTATACTCAGCCTGACAGCAAGCCGATAGAAACGAGAGACCTGGAAGCCGAACTTAAGGAAAAAAGCCAGAAAATAAAAGAGCTTGACGAACAGGTTATAGACAGGGAAGAAGAAATCGGCAGTCTGAGAACAGAAATTGAAGCACGTGAAAAACTTCTCCTTGAGAAGGATTCGGAACTGCAAGCCCTTCAGGAAAAGTTTACGGAAAAAAGTGAAGACGAAAAACACCTTGAGTCCAGAATTACAGAAAAAGAAGATGAGATTGAAGGTCTTACTAAGGAACTCCGGGAAAAAGTAGAAAACGTAAAGATCCTTACAGAGAAACTTTCAGCGAAAGAAAGAGAGATTGAAAAACTCGAGGAAAGCATTTCCATAAAAGATAAAGATCTTAAGACCCTGGCTGAAGAGGTTATTACAAGGGTTGAAGAGATGAAAAAAATTGAAGAGAAACTTACCTTGAAAGAAAGAAAAATAAGCACTATGGAAACTATGCTTACAACAGCAGAAGAAAAAGTAAAAAAACTTGAGAAACAGCTCTCGGCCTTTGAAGGAGAAGAAAAACTGGCAATTCAGCTCAGAGAAAAAGAAGAGTTTATAAAACAGTTAAAAGGAACCCTTGCAAGTAAAGAAGAAGCTTTTTCGAGGGTTAGTGAGGAAAACCGGAAATATAAAATGCAGCAAAAACTAGCATCCGAGGGGTTAAGGCAGATAGAAGAACAAAAAGCCTCAAAAAAGTGGTGGAAACGCCTGTAA
- a CDS encoding DUF1699 family protein, with amino-acid sequence MKIRVVSSREEIFTLNPNERIVHLAFRPSNKDIFSLVENCPKIEVIQLPKSYRRTVSKSIEMFLEMQRIQLIEGDVWGHRKDINEYYRIPSSIIEEIRELKTEGKSTEAIEEKVSRESKLNPEMVAYILRKDVTA; translated from the coding sequence TTGAAAATAAGGGTTGTGAGTTCAAGAGAAGAAATCTTTACACTGAATCCAAATGAGAGAATAGTACATCTGGCTTTTAGGCCTTCAAACAAGGATATATTTTCATTGGTTGAGAACTGTCCAAAGATTGAAGTTATACAGCTTCCTAAATCTTACAGGCGTACAGTCTCAAAATCCATAGAAATGTTCCTTGAAATGCAGCGTATCCAGCTTATCGAAGGCGATGTCTGGGGCCACAGGAAGGACATAAACGAGTATTATCGTATTCCTTCATCAATAATTGAGGAAATCAGAGAGCTGAAAACTGAAGGTAAATCTACTGAAGCCATCGAGGAAAAGGTCTCAAGAGAAAGCAAACTTAATCCTGAGATGGTTGCTTACATCCTTAGAAAAGATGTTACAGCCTGA
- a CDS encoding glycosyltransferase family 4 protein — protein MKIALVVQRYGLEVNGGAEFHCRLVAEHLSKYFKVEVLTTCAVDYTTWKNEYPAGIETLNGVRVRRFRVDYERDLLAFNKFSEKIFGDTHTYEDEIKWMKMQGPYSTHLLNYIKNAKDDYTCFIFFTYLYCTTFFGLPQVKEKALLVPTAHDEPPIYLSIFDSLFKSPSRFIFNTEEEKNFVTSKFRVSNIPSDVVGVGIDIPDRTTAALFARKYNLDNFIIFVGRVDESKGCHELFEYFLRYNKEKKSSVKLVLLGKQTMEIPQNPDILSLGFVSEQDKFEGIKAAKLLVMPSKYESLSMVLLESWLCKTPVLVNGKCDVLKGQCIRGNAGLYYENYEEFKACLDILLASDDMRNAMGKNGMEFVLQNYSWENIENEYISILQKIDDEN, from the coding sequence ATGAAAATCGCCTTAGTCGTCCAGCGATATGGCCTGGAAGTTAACGGAGGTGCCGAATTCCACTGCAGGCTCGTTGCTGAACATTTATCAAAATACTTTAAGGTAGAAGTGTTAACTACCTGTGCAGTAGATTACACAACCTGGAAGAATGAATACCCTGCAGGGATCGAAACCTTAAATGGAGTGCGGGTCAGGAGATTTCGTGTTGATTATGAAAGAGATTTACTGGCATTTAATAAATTCTCGGAGAAAATTTTTGGGGATACTCACACCTACGAAGATGAAATTAAATGGATGAAAATGCAGGGCCCGTACTCAACCCATCTTTTAAATTATATAAAAAATGCTAAAGATGATTATACTTGCTTTATCTTTTTTACCTATCTTTACTGTACTACCTTTTTCGGCCTCCCACAGGTGAAAGAAAAAGCTCTGCTTGTTCCTACGGCACATGACGAACCTCCGATCTATTTGTCGATATTTGATTCGCTCTTCAAATCCCCCAGCCGGTTTATTTTTAATACCGAAGAAGAGAAGAATTTTGTCACTTCAAAATTCAGAGTTTCTAATATACCTTCTGATGTTGTGGGTGTAGGTATAGATATTCCGGATAGAACTACTGCAGCTTTGTTTGCCCGAAAATATAACCTGGATAATTTCATTATCTTTGTCGGCAGAGTAGACGAGTCTAAAGGTTGCCATGAACTATTTGAGTATTTTCTTCGATATAATAAGGAAAAGAAATCTTCTGTTAAACTCGTATTGCTGGGAAAACAAACTATGGAGATCCCTCAAAACCCTGATATCCTTTCCTTAGGTTTTGTCTCTGAGCAGGACAAGTTTGAAGGAATCAAAGCGGCAAAACTGTTAGTAATGCCCTCAAAGTACGAAAGTTTGTCCATGGTCCTGCTGGAATCCTGGCTCTGTAAAACTCCTGTACTTGTAAATGGGAAGTGTGACGTGTTAAAAGGTCAATGTATCAGAGGCAATGCCGGCCTGTACTATGAAAACTATGAGGAATTTAAGGCGTGCCTGGACATTCTCCTGGCAAGTGATGATATGAGGAATGCTATGGGTAAAAATGGGATGGAGTTCGTTTTGCAAAATTACTCATGGGAAAATATAGAAAATGAGTATATTTCAATATTGCAGAAAATTGATGATGAAAATTGA
- a CDS encoding glycosyltransferase, translating into MEIHQILPTFSPGDAIGNEVIEINKTLKKWGYNSNIYAENIHPEMDAKRHLEYNKVSSKDNVLIFHFSIGSNVSHYVRTLPDKKIIRFHGIVPEKYLYGINNYIQYLLAWGREELNSYPEITNLALANSRYTQLELNNLGFKNTEIFPLLLDLNIYNKSPNKSILSRFDDDYVNLLFVGRIIPQKNQHLILKIFSYYKLINPKSRLFLIGNYEGCESYLDQLQEIIRKLKLKDVYIPGKVSMDDLISYYKLADVFLCVSEWETFCVPLVESMYFDTPILAYNCTAIPDTLGNSGILINKLKSDEIAEMINLVVQDEVFRNKIIRKQRERLKYFERPTMENLLKEYIQKVIE; encoded by the coding sequence ATGGAAATTCATCAAATATTGCCAACCTTTAGTCCTGGTGATGCAATAGGCAATGAGGTTATTGAGATTAACAAAACTCTTAAAAAATGGGGTTATAACTCAAATATATACGCTGAAAATATCCACCCCGAAATGGATGCTAAAAGACATCTTGAATATAACAAAGTCTCTTCAAAAGACAACGTGTTAATATTTCATTTCTCAATAGGCTCCAATGTATCTCATTATGTAAGAACGTTGCCAGACAAGAAAATAATAAGGTTTCATGGGATTGTGCCCGAAAAATATCTTTATGGAATAAATAATTACATCCAGTATTTACTGGCATGGGGAAGAGAAGAGCTCAATTCATACCCAGAGATAACAAACCTGGCACTGGCAAATTCTCGATATACCCAGCTAGAGTTGAATAACCTGGGATTTAAAAATACTGAGATTTTTCCACTTTTACTGGACCTCAATATTTACAATAAGAGTCCGAATAAAAGTATCTTGTCGAGATTTGATGATGATTACGTGAATCTTCTTTTTGTTGGAAGAATTATTCCTCAAAAGAATCAGCATCTTATTCTCAAAATTTTCTCATATTATAAGCTTATAAATCCAAAATCGCGTTTGTTTTTGATAGGGAATTATGAAGGTTGCGAAAGTTATCTTGATCAATTGCAGGAGATCATTCGGAAGCTAAAGTTAAAAGACGTTTATATTCCTGGCAAAGTCTCAATGGATGATCTAATTTCTTACTATAAACTGGCTGATGTGTTCCTGTGCGTGAGCGAATGGGAAACCTTTTGTGTTCCTCTTGTTGAGAGCATGTACTTTGACACGCCTATTCTTGCTTATAATTGTACTGCAATCCCGGATACTCTCGGAAACTCGGGAATTCTGATTAACAAACTTAAAAGTGATGAGATTGCAGAAATGATTAATCTTGTAGTACAGGATGAAGTTTTCAGAAATAAAATCATCCGGAAACAAAGAGAAAGACTAAAATATTTTGAAAGACCGACTATGGAAAATTTACTAAAAGAGTATATTCAAAAGGTGATCGAATGA